In Chryseobacterium lactis, a single genomic region encodes these proteins:
- the aceA gene encoding isocitrate lyase: MKTKQEQIQAIEQDWLTNPRWNGIKRPYTAEEVLKLRGSYKIDYTIATEMSEKFWDKLNNQDFVAGLGALTGNQAVQEVDAGLEAIYLSGWQVAADANLSGEMYPDQSLYPANSVPSVVKKINNALLRADQVQSVSGAGNKEYLVPIIADAEAGFGGNLNAFELMKQMIEAGAAGVHFEDQLSSAKKCGHLGGKVLVPTQEAINKLVAARLAADVLGVPSLIIARTDADAADLLTSDIDDRDKKFVTGERTSEGFYVVKNGVEQGIDRGLSYAPYADLIWMETSNPDLEQARKFAEGIHAKFPGKMLAYNCSPSFNWAAKLSVEEMSTFREELAKMGYKFQFITLAGFHALNTAMFELALAYKEKGMAGYSELQEREFALQQKGFRAVKHQSFVGTGYFDEVQNIVTNDSSATVAMKDSTETAQFH, translated from the coding sequence ATGAAAACAAAACAAGAACAAATCCAGGCTATAGAGCAGGATTGGCTTACAAATCCCCGTTGGAACGGTATCAAAAGACCGTATACTGCGGAAGAAGTTTTAAAACTTCGTGGTTCCTATAAAATTGATTATACCATCGCAACGGAAATGTCCGAAAAATTCTGGGATAAATTAAATAACCAGGATTTCGTTGCAGGATTGGGTGCACTTACAGGGAATCAAGCAGTACAGGAAGTCGATGCCGGGCTGGAAGCGATTTATCTTTCAGGATGGCAGGTAGCGGCAGACGCTAATCTTTCCGGAGAAATGTATCCTGATCAATCTTTGTATCCGGCGAATTCAGTTCCTTCTGTAGTGAAGAAAATCAATAATGCTCTATTAAGAGCCGATCAGGTACAGTCGGTGAGCGGAGCCGGAAATAAAGAATATCTTGTGCCGATCATTGCTGATGCGGAAGCAGGATTTGGAGGAAATTTAAATGCCTTCGAATTGATGAAACAAATGATTGAAGCAGGTGCTGCGGGAGTGCATTTTGAAGATCAGCTTTCTTCTGCAAAGAAATGTGGACATTTAGGAGGAAAAGTATTGGTTCCTACGCAGGAAGCCATTAATAAATTAGTTGCCGCACGTCTGGCAGCCGATGTTTTAGGAGTTCCAAGTCTTATTATTGCAAGAACAGATGCAGATGCAGCAGATTTACTGACATCAGATATTGATGATCGCGACAAAAAATTTGTAACAGGCGAAAGAACTTCTGAAGGATTTTATGTAGTTAAAAATGGAGTAGAGCAGGGAATCGACAGAGGATTGTCCTACGCTCCTTATGCAGATCTGATTTGGATGGAAACCTCAAATCCTGATCTGGAGCAGGCAAGAAAGTTTGCGGAAGGAATCCATGCAAAATTTCCGGGAAAGATGCTGGCTTATAACTGTTCGCCTTCATTCAACTGGGCAGCAAAGCTAAGTGTTGAAGAAATGTCTACTTTCCGTGAAGAGCTGGCAAAAATGGGTTACAAGTTCCAGTTTATTACATTAGCAGGATTCCATGCTTTGAATACGGCGATGTTTGAATTGGCTCTTGCTTACAAAGAAAAAGGAATGGCAGGATATTCAGAATTACAGGAACGTGAGTTCGCTTTGCAGCAAAAAGGCTTCAGAGCAGTAAAACACCAGTCTTTTGTAGGAACAGGATATTTTGACGAGGTACAAAATATTGTTACGAATGATTCTTCAGCGACCGTGGCAATGAAAGATTCTACGGAAACTGCACAGTTTCATTAG
- the aceB gene encoding malate synthase A, protein METKTQLIIKAQKPFEEIFTPDLTDFLIALHQKFNSGRLELLEERKKTQQEFDQGILPKFLKETEEVRNGNWVCASLPADLLDRRVEITGPVDRKMIINALNSGASTFMADLEDSSSPTWQNCVEGQINLSDAVNRTIDFVNEKGKSYQLNEKTAVLLVRPRGLHLPEKHIEIDGEITSGSLTDFGIYFFRNVKKLLENGSGPYFYLPKLEHYKEARWWNDVFVFAQNYLGIPQGTIKATVLIETITASFQIDEILFELKEHSAGLNCGRWDYIFSFIKKFRNLPEFIVPDRDQVTMTSPFMSAYSKRVIEGCHKRNVHAIGGMAAQIPVKDDDEANRIAFEKVRSDKEREVKNGHDGTWVAHPALVTVAKEIFDLHMPSKNQIDKKVQYHIQESDLLEIPKGGITEKGVRKNINVGILYLESWLMGVGAAAIYNLMEDAATAEISRTQIWQWLKNEAVLSDDRVLTRAMVLQWETEEMENIEKYVGEARFKNGKFNLAKELFNELIFSEKFEEFLTLKAYPFI, encoded by the coding sequence ATGGAAACAAAGACTCAACTAATAATCAAGGCGCAAAAGCCGTTTGAAGAAATTTTCACTCCGGATCTGACAGATTTTTTGATTGCCCTCCATCAAAAATTTAATTCCGGAAGACTGGAACTTTTAGAAGAAAGAAAAAAAACTCAGCAGGAATTTGACCAAGGCATTCTTCCGAAGTTTTTAAAAGAAACCGAAGAGGTCAGAAATGGAAACTGGGTTTGTGCCTCTTTGCCGGCAGATCTCTTGGACAGACGAGTTGAGATCACAGGGCCTGTTGACCGAAAAATGATTATTAACGCTTTAAATTCCGGAGCTTCCACATTCATGGCAGATTTAGAAGACAGCAGTTCGCCTACCTGGCAAAATTGCGTGGAAGGGCAAATTAATCTTTCAGACGCGGTAAACAGAACCATTGATTTTGTAAATGAAAAAGGTAAGAGTTATCAGCTTAATGAAAAGACTGCCGTTTTACTGGTTCGTCCACGAGGATTGCACCTTCCGGAAAAGCATATTGAAATTGATGGTGAAATAACTTCAGGATCATTGACTGATTTTGGGATTTATTTTTTCAGAAATGTAAAAAAGCTGCTGGAAAACGGAAGTGGACCCTATTTTTACCTTCCAAAACTGGAACATTATAAAGAAGCCCGCTGGTGGAATGATGTTTTTGTTTTTGCCCAAAATTACCTGGGAATTCCACAAGGAACCATTAAAGCTACGGTTTTAATAGAGACAATTACAGCTTCCTTTCAGATTGATGAAATTTTATTTGAATTAAAAGAACATAGCGCCGGACTGAATTGTGGAAGATGGGATTATATTTTTTCTTTCATTAAAAAATTCAGAAACCTGCCGGAATTTATAGTTCCGGACAGAGACCAGGTAACGATGACTTCACCTTTTATGAGCGCCTATTCTAAACGGGTTATCGAAGGATGCCACAAGAGAAATGTTCATGCGATTGGAGGAATGGCCGCGCAAATTCCTGTGAAAGATGACGATGAGGCAAACAGAATTGCTTTCGAAAAAGTAAGAAGCGACAAAGAAAGGGAAGTGAAAAACGGACATGACGGAACCTGGGTGGCCCATCCGGCATTGGTAACGGTTGCCAAAGAAATTTTTGATCTTCATATGCCTTCAAAAAATCAGATTGATAAAAAAGTTCAATATCATATTCAGGAAAGTGATCTGCTGGAAATTCCCAAAGGCGGTATTACAGAAAAAGGAGTCCGGAAAAACATCAATGTTGGCATTCTCTATCTTGAAAGCTGGCTGATGGGAGTCGGTGCAGCAGCGATATACAATTTAATGGAAGATGCCGCCACTGCAGAAATTTCACGAACGCAAATCTGGCAATGGCTGAAAAATGAAGCAGTTTTAAGTGATGACAGGGTATTAACCCGCGCTATGGTTCTGCAATGGGAAACCGAAGAAATGGAAAATATTGAAAAGTATGTAGGTGAGGCCCGCTTTAAAAACGGAAAATTCAACCTGGCTAAAGAACTTTTCAATGAGTTGATTTTCTCTGAAAAATTTGAAGAGTTTTTAACCCTAAAAGCATATCCTTTTATTTAA
- a CDS encoding helix-turn-helix domain-containing protein translates to MNSDSDFIKTIFGLKLKQQRQKKNWSLQDLAVKTGLSKSYLNEIENGKKYPKHDKIIQLSEALNCTFDDLVSTKLDKNLAPFNEILQSDFFKEVPLDLFGINKNNLISIISDAPKKVTAFINALIEISQNYNLGKERFYFAVLRSFQELYDNYFPEIEEKVSQFIEENQLKIDKSLESDVLEKILLEKFNYTIQSENFEQYGTLDNLRSLFIPEKKLLLLNQKLERDQKTFILAKEIGFNVLELKIRPNTYSWLDFGSFEEILNNFYASYFAGALLISKNTVLEKTSEFLQQNTWEPQNFGDLINSFTHSPETFYYRLTNILSAEMGIKDLFYLCLVKKKGSDKIQILKELHLNHQQAPHANATNEHYCRRWIAVKNMYHLKENETLTDAQISHYKDQGISYLVISTSQKNPFSDGSNRSYCLGILLNSQTIKKINFVKSPSLKTINVGVTCESCSIADCEVRQAPPVRLEKEHFNLSMKNSIEKIRKEFEK, encoded by the coding sequence ATGAATTCAGATAGCGACTTTATCAAAACCATTTTCGGACTGAAATTAAAGCAACAGAGACAAAAGAAAAATTGGTCACTGCAGGATCTTGCTGTAAAAACCGGATTATCAAAATCTTATCTTAACGAAATTGAAAACGGGAAGAAATATCCTAAACACGATAAGATTATTCAGCTTTCAGAAGCTCTGAACTGTACTTTCGATGATCTGGTTTCGACAAAGCTTGATAAAAACCTGGCTCCTTTTAACGAAATTCTGCAATCGGACTTTTTCAAAGAGGTTCCTCTTGATTTATTCGGGATTAATAAAAACAACCTCATCAGCATTATCAGTGATGCCCCCAAAAAGGTAACAGCTTTTATTAATGCCCTGATCGAGATTTCTCAGAATTATAATCTTGGAAAGGAAAGGTTTTATTTTGCCGTTTTAAGATCATTTCAGGAGTTGTACGACAATTATTTTCCTGAAATCGAAGAGAAAGTCAGCCAGTTTATCGAGGAAAATCAATTAAAAATTGACAAAAGCCTCGAGTCTGATGTTCTTGAAAAGATTCTTCTGGAAAAATTTAACTATACAATTCAATCTGAAAATTTTGAACAGTATGGAACATTGGATAATCTTCGTTCTTTATTCATTCCGGAGAAAAAATTACTACTGCTCAATCAAAAACTTGAAAGGGATCAGAAAACATTTATTTTAGCGAAAGAAATCGGATTCAATGTTTTGGAATTAAAAATTCGTCCCAACACTTATTCATGGCTTGATTTCGGAAGTTTCGAAGAGATTTTAAATAATTTCTATGCTTCTTATTTTGCCGGAGCTTTATTAATTTCAAAAAATACAGTTCTTGAAAAAACGTCGGAGTTTCTTCAACAAAACACATGGGAACCCCAAAACTTTGGAGATCTTATCAACAGTTTCACTCATTCTCCTGAGACTTTTTATTACCGGCTGACCAACATCCTTTCTGCTGAAATGGGGATTAAAGATCTTTTTTATTTATGCCTGGTAAAAAAGAAAGGCTCTGATAAAATCCAGATTTTAAAAGAACTGCACCTGAATCACCAACAGGCCCCTCATGCCAATGCCACCAATGAGCATTATTGCAGAAGGTGGATTGCCGTAAAAAACATGTATCACTTAAAGGAAAATGAAACATTAACCGACGCTCAGATTTCTCATTATAAGGATCAGGGAATAAGCTATCTGGTTATTTCTACTTCACAAAAAAATCCTTTTTCTGATGGCAGCAACAGAAGCTATTGTCTTGGTATTTTATTGAATTCCCAGACGATCAAAAAAATCAATTTTGTAAAATCTCCGTCTTTAAAAACAATCAATGTTGGCGTTACCTGCGAATCTTGCAGCATTGCAGACTGTGAAGTAAGGCAGGCTCCTCCGGTTCGTCTGGAAAAAGAACATTTTAATCTCAGCATGAAAAATTCTATTGAGAAAATCAGGAAGGAGTTTGAGAAATAA
- a CDS encoding ComF family protein: protein MILDLLFPNRCIHCNRIIDPEVLVCDLCCNQIHFTHYDYFESNPITEKCKLLFPVEHTYALIQFEKENLSRNIIHELKYRSREKIGKILAEWVTERLDFKNHKPDLLVSVPLHPKKLKERGYNQLHLFTETLAEFYQIPFDHELIQRNHYSKAQALKDKKHRLAAGNAFSITKPITGKHIVLIDDVFTTGNTVSSIAWEILNAGDNKVSVLVMAVDA from the coding sequence ATGATACTGGACTTATTGTTTCCTAACCGCTGCATTCATTGCAACAGGATTATTGATCCTGAAGTATTGGTATGTGATCTATGCTGTAACCAGATTCATTTTACACATTATGATTATTTTGAAAGTAATCCAATCACTGAGAAATGTAAATTACTCTTTCCCGTGGAACATACCTATGCTTTAATTCAATTTGAAAAGGAAAATTTAAGCCGTAACATCATCCACGAACTGAAATACAGAAGCAGAGAAAAAATCGGAAAAATTCTCGCGGAGTGGGTCACAGAACGTCTGGACTTTAAAAATCACAAGCCTGATCTGCTGGTAAGTGTACCGCTTCATCCAAAGAAATTAAAGGAAAGAGGCTACAACCAGCTTCATCTGTTTACGGAAACTCTGGCTGAGTTTTATCAAATCCCGTTTGATCATGAACTTATTCAGAGAAATCATTATTCAAAAGCACAGGCTTTAAAAGATAAAAAGCACAGGCTGGCAGCAGGTAATGCATTTTCCATTACAAAACCTATAACCGGAAAACATATTGTTCTGATTGATGATGTCTTCACGACAGGAAATACCGTTTCATCTATTGCGTGGGAAATTTTAAATGCCGGTGACAATAAAGTAAGCGTATTGGTAATGGCGGTAGATGCATAA
- a CDS encoding alpha/beta fold hydrolase: protein MLNLILLHGALGHSDLFNPYLKTFSQYFNVHTPLFSGHGNTELPEDGISIEKYTSELSDYCREHNLTDVHILGHSMGGYVALCYAMKHPDNVNSVITLGTKFEWTEEQAIKESKMLNPDIILEKVPQYAQLLETQHGSKWKKLLPAIADLMIDLGKRPPLEDHLSGITIPVQIMVGDKDNMVALEESMKVYRSLPNAKLAVLPDTKHPLDKVRPDLLFGLIKDFWNLS from the coding sequence ATGCTAAATTTGATTTTATTGCACGGTGCTTTAGGCCACAGTGATCTATTTAATCCTTATCTGAAAACATTTTCCCAATATTTCAACGTTCACACCCCTTTATTTTCCGGACACGGAAACACAGAGCTTCCTGAAGATGGGATCAGTATAGAAAAATACACCAGTGAATTATCTGATTATTGCAGAGAACATAATTTAACCGATGTTCATATTCTGGGACATAGCATGGGAGGTTACGTTGCCCTTTGTTATGCGATGAAACATCCTGACAACGTCAATTCCGTGATTACATTAGGAACAAAATTTGAGTGGACGGAGGAACAGGCTATAAAGGAAAGCAAAATGCTTAATCCCGATATTATTCTTGAAAAAGTACCTCAGTATGCCCAACTTTTAGAAACACAGCATGGTTCAAAGTGGAAAAAATTACTTCCTGCCATTGCTGATTTGATGATTGATTTAGGAAAAAGACCTCCATTGGAAGATCATCTGTCAGGCATTACTATTCCTGTTCAGATTATGGTTGGAGATAAAGACAATATGGTCGCACTGGAAGAAAGTATGAAAGTATACCGAAGCCTTCCTAATGCAAAACTGGCCGTACTTCCGGATACAAAACATCCATTGGATAAAGTACGACCTGATTTATTATTTGGCTTAATAAAAGATTTCTGGAATCTTTCTTAG
- the upp gene encoding uracil phosphoribosyltransferase has translation MLTILSENFSLVNEWINELRNVEVQHDRMRFRRNMERIGEIAAFEISKGLEQREVEIQTPLDTIKSREIAVQPVITTILRAGVPLFEGILNYLDRADCGFVAAYRKHDANDYFSIKQDYLTCPNIEGRPLIVADPMLATGASLIEAIKDLLTNGNPTQLHIVAAIASKQGVKTIQSAYPDAHIWVGAIDEHLTSKGYITPGLGDAGDLSYGEKLQR, from the coding sequence ATGCTTACTATATTATCAGAAAATTTTTCTCTTGTTAATGAATGGATTAATGAACTTCGAAACGTTGAAGTTCAGCATGACCGAATGAGATTCCGCAGAAATATGGAAAGAATCGGAGAAATCGCCGCTTTTGAAATAAGCAAAGGATTGGAACAACGAGAAGTTGAAATCCAAACTCCTTTAGATACCATAAAAAGCAGAGAAATCGCAGTGCAACCGGTTATTACCACCATCTTGAGAGCCGGAGTTCCATTGTTCGAAGGGATTCTTAATTATCTGGACAGAGCAGACTGTGGCTTTGTAGCGGCCTATAGAAAGCACGATGCCAATGATTATTTCTCTATTAAGCAGGATTACCTTACCTGTCCAAACATTGAAGGAAGACCTTTGATCGTTGCTGATCCCATGTTGGCAACAGGAGCATCTTTAATTGAAGCAATCAAAGACTTGCTGACAAACGGGAATCCAACTCAACTTCATATTGTAGCGGCAATTGCATCAAAACAAGGTGTAAAAACAATTCAAAGCGCATATCCCGATGCCCATATTTGGGTAGGAGCTATCGATGAACATCTGACTTCAAAAGGGTATATTACACCAGGATTGGGGGATGCAGGAGATCTAAGCTACGGCGAAAAACTTCAACGATAA
- a CDS encoding Pls/PosA family non-ribosomal peptide synthetase, with protein sequence MMKSLILGKISPELTQYETLPELLVPTFEKYKDKTAFIFKDKKLSYAELDSWSNAIALQLQNQGVQPGDRVGVWYPRSLELPVAILGILKAGASYIPLDREMPEDRIKKVFTDIQVKTYFSDTDAHIHCSPLEIAPQPQNTVTLSDVHITPDDWAYVLFTSGSTGNPKGIPISHKNICHLIRSEQDFIGIRDTDTIYQGFSVSFDMWCEEVWISLFAGATIWIADATTVKAIDELSHVLTENKITVLHAVPSILAIIDEVPAIRFINTGGEACTKQVQEKWAKPYRIFINSYGPTETTVSSNMAVLSSEDELTIGPPLPNYHIAVIDENMNIVPRGERGEMIISGPGVSKGYFNLPELTSQKFLPNPFPELPGDTIYKTSDAVIVRENGFIDFQGRIDDQIKLRGYRIELGEIETRLNQLPDVSSAAVAVKEDSNGQGQLVGYAVMSNDSSFDENGMRKELAKFLAPYMVPISIVQMHEMPRMPSGKIDRKRLPLPESFSLHEKNDDIHIDLEAPIEEKLLQTLRWVFPGKEINLTQDFFTDLGGHSLLAATLVSHLRQKAGIPTASLKEIYENRPLSAYSECLKNKKTQEVKQQEPFQRVSTFQYIACNIAQTASLMAVFALLSIQIFFPYLSYYYFQINGYGLHYALLSAFLLYTLIPPVYSIIIVLTKWLVIGKIKEGDYPLWGWYYFRWWLWKTVKRLMPSEFIVETPLYPKYLKLLGVKVHPSAQLSLLPIAAEDLVTIDENVNTSSGCSIDNASVENGVLRIRKVHIKAHSYLGSSVIVCGDTVIEKFGELQDLSCLNEGQKIGFGEVWNGSPAEKVRVKTGEEIETPTLSSAKKRNRFALIYACSLFFFPLLIVLPLAPTLYTLYYLDDRSADYNFYYLWQAPILSTIYILLFIAVVSILTRLLQYNMKPGVYSVYSFTYYKKWVKDQIFNLSLIIVHPLFASIYISKFYRMMGAKVGKNSEISTASDVSHHLLEIGEGSFIADAVILGEHDVRNEKLILSKTSIGNNSFVGNSGLIPQGYELGDNMLIGVLSKAPSEEQLQNSSEKDWFGSPPIGLPSRQKSDVFKSNLTYDPPFKLKLARAIVEGIRIILPQTIVIICSVLFIAYTSTYLEGKIYYLLILSPFYYLGIVALPSFFFTVLLKWIFIGKYKKTEMPMYSLKVWLSEGITTIYEALPVQFFLDFLRGTWWLPFFMRFLGVKIGKRVWLNTTDITEFDMVSIGDETMLNEDCGPQTHLFEDRIMKVGSVKIGKQTTINSRTIILYDSEIGDNVMIDPLSLVMKGEVLSDNTSWYGSPLRGK encoded by the coding sequence ATGATGAAAAGCCTAATATTAGGAAAGATCAGCCCGGAGTTGACACAATACGAAACTCTACCTGAGCTATTGGTTCCCACTTTTGAAAAATATAAGGATAAAACAGCCTTTATATTTAAAGATAAAAAATTGTCCTACGCTGAGCTGGACAGCTGGAGTAATGCTATTGCGCTTCAACTTCAAAATCAAGGTGTACAACCTGGTGACCGCGTTGGAGTCTGGTATCCCAGAAGCCTTGAACTTCCTGTTGCCATCCTTGGTATTTTAAAGGCAGGAGCTTCTTATATTCCATTGGATAGAGAAATGCCCGAAGACAGGATAAAGAAGGTTTTTACAGACATTCAGGTGAAAACCTATTTTTCAGATACAGATGCCCATATTCATTGTTCACCTTTAGAAATTGCTCCACAACCTCAAAACACCGTGACTCTTTCAGATGTACACATCACACCGGACGACTGGGCTTATGTTTTGTTTACCTCCGGAAGCACGGGAAACCCTAAGGGAATTCCTATTTCACATAAGAATATCTGCCATTTGATCCGGTCTGAACAGGATTTTATAGGGATACGAGACACAGACACTATCTATCAGGGGTTTTCAGTGTCTTTTGATATGTGGTGTGAGGAAGTTTGGATCAGTCTTTTTGCCGGAGCAACGATCTGGATTGCTGATGCTACAACGGTAAAAGCTATTGATGAGCTTAGCCACGTTTTAACAGAAAATAAGATCACTGTACTTCATGCTGTTCCGAGTATTCTGGCCATCATTGATGAAGTACCTGCCATAAGATTTATCAATACCGGTGGAGAAGCCTGTACAAAGCAAGTACAGGAAAAATGGGCAAAACCATACCGGATATTTATTAACAGCTACGGCCCCACTGAAACGACAGTCTCTTCCAATATGGCTGTACTAAGCAGTGAGGATGAACTTACAATCGGGCCGCCGCTTCCCAACTATCATATCGCTGTCATTGATGAGAATATGAATATCGTTCCCAGAGGTGAGCGTGGTGAAATGATTATTTCCGGACCGGGAGTCAGTAAAGGATATTTTAATCTTCCCGAACTGACCTCTCAGAAGTTTTTACCCAATCCTTTTCCGGAACTTCCTGGAGATACTATTTATAAGACCAGTGATGCCGTTATTGTTCGTGAAAATGGTTTTATTGATTTCCAGGGCAGAATAGATGACCAGATTAAATTGCGGGGTTACAGAATTGAGCTTGGAGAAATAGAAACCCGCCTGAATCAGTTACCGGACGTATCTTCTGCAGCAGTTGCTGTAAAAGAAGATTCCAACGGGCAGGGACAGCTTGTAGGCTATGCCGTAATGAGCAACGATTCTTCATTTGATGAAAATGGAATGCGGAAAGAGCTGGCTAAATTTTTAGCGCCGTACATGGTTCCTATTTCTATCGTTCAAATGCATGAAATGCCAAGAATGCCGAGCGGGAAAATCGACAGAAAACGTCTTCCGCTTCCTGAAAGTTTTTCACTTCATGAAAAAAATGATGATATACATATTGACTTAGAAGCGCCGATTGAGGAAAAACTTCTTCAAACATTGAGATGGGTTTTTCCGGGAAAAGAGATTAACCTTACCCAGGATTTCTTTACCGATTTGGGAGGCCACTCTCTGCTTGCCGCTACTTTAGTTTCGCATTTGCGCCAAAAAGCAGGAATTCCCACGGCTTCATTAAAAGAAATCTATGAAAATCGGCCTTTGTCGGCCTATTCAGAATGTCTTAAAAATAAAAAGACACAGGAAGTAAAGCAGCAGGAACCTTTTCAAAGGGTCTCTACGTTTCAGTATATTGCCTGTAATATTGCACAAACGGCGAGTTTAATGGCAGTATTTGCTTTGTTAAGTATTCAGATATTTTTTCCTTATTTGAGTTATTATTATTTTCAGATTAATGGATACGGCTTGCATTATGCCTTGTTAAGTGCTTTTCTACTTTACACGCTAATTCCACCGGTTTATTCCATCATTATTGTTTTAACAAAATGGCTGGTGATCGGAAAAATAAAAGAAGGAGATTATCCGCTTTGGGGCTGGTATTATTTCAGATGGTGGCTATGGAAAACAGTCAAAAGACTGATGCCTTCTGAATTTATCGTAGAAACTCCTCTGTACCCGAAATATTTAAAATTACTTGGAGTAAAAGTACATCCGAGTGCACAGCTAAGTTTGCTGCCTATTGCCGCAGAAGATCTTGTGACGATTGATGAGAATGTGAATACCAGTTCCGGGTGCAGCATTGACAACGCTTCTGTTGAAAATGGGGTATTACGAATCAGAAAAGTTCATATTAAAGCGCATTCGTATCTGGGGTCGTCTGTCATCGTATGTGGGGATACCGTTATTGAAAAATTCGGGGAACTACAGGACTTAAGTTGCCTTAATGAGGGACAGAAAATCGGCTTCGGAGAAGTATGGAACGGAAGTCCCGCGGAGAAAGTAAGAGTAAAAACAGGTGAGGAAATAGAAACCCCTACGCTTTCATCAGCCAAGAAAAGAAACCGGTTTGCTTTAATTTATGCATGTTCCTTATTTTTCTTTCCTCTTCTTATTGTTTTGCCTTTAGCGCCTACCCTTTATACCTTGTATTATCTTGATGATCGTTCTGCAGACTATAATTTCTATTATTTATGGCAGGCTCCTATTCTTTCCACCATCTATATTCTCCTGTTTATTGCTGTGGTTAGTATATTAACAAGGCTTTTACAATACAATATGAAACCTGGAGTCTACTCTGTCTACAGTTTCACCTATTATAAAAAGTGGGTAAAAGATCAGATTTTCAACTTATCATTAATCATTGTTCATCCTCTTTTTGCTTCCATTTATATCAGTAAATTTTACAGAATGATGGGTGCGAAAGTCGGCAAAAATTCCGAGATCTCTACAGCCAGCGATGTATCACACCACCTTTTGGAGATTGGAGAGGGTTCTTTTATTGCAGATGCTGTTATTCTTGGGGAACATGACGTAAGAAATGAAAAATTAATTTTATCCAAAACAAGTATCGGGAACAACAGTTTTGTCGGGAACAGCGGATTGATTCCTCAGGGATATGAGCTGGGAGATAATATGCTGATTGGGGTATTAAGTAAAGCCCCATCAGAAGAACAACTGCAGAATTCATCAGAAAAAGACTGGTTTGGATCACCTCCTATCGGTCTTCCTTCGAGGCAAAAATCGGATGTATTTAAAAGTAACCTTACTTACGATCCACCTTTCAAACTTAAGCTGGCAAGAGCTATTGTAGAAGGAATCCGGATTATTCTTCCACAAACTATAGTCATTATCTGCAGTGTGTTATTTATTGCCTACACCAGTACTTATTTAGAAGGAAAAATTTACTACCTTTTAATATTATCCCCTTTTTACTATTTAGGAATCGTTGCTCTTCCTTCTTTTTTCTTTACCGTATTGTTGAAATGGATTTTTATAGGAAAATACAAGAAAACTGAAATGCCTATGTACAGCTTGAAAGTATGGCTGAGCGAAGGAATTACTACAATATATGAAGCTCTTCCCGTACAATTCTTTCTGGATTTTCTGCGCGGCACCTGGTGGCTCCCCTTCTTTATGCGTTTTCTTGGTGTAAAAATCGGAAAAAGAGTTTGGTTGAATACCACCGACATTACAGAGTTTGATATGGTCTCTATCGGTGATGAAACCATGCTGAATGAAGATTGTGGCCCACAAACCCATTTGTTTGAAGACCGGATTATGAAAGTAGGAAGTGTAAAAATAGGAAAGCAAACCACCATCAATTCGAGAACAATTATTTTGTACGATAGTGAAATTGGTGACAATGTTATGATTGATCCGCTTTCCCTGGTGATGAAAGGTGAAGTCCTTTCCGACAATACTTCGTGGTACGGAAGCCCGTTGAGGGGAAAATAG
- a CDS encoding GNAT family N-acetyltransferase, whose translation MNYSIRKIKITENLPIVDELVGELHVSEKEMNDKTADWGLIRDNYLRFMAECEDENDGTFLIAEIDGKAIGFIFGYVDEKDDSNFELGDQDDLYVSEGYVKKEYRKHGIYSALNKAFEEAYADYKIRKIYRYTLCNNDTMQRWLASQGYRPVRLVFEKWL comes from the coding sequence ATGAATTATTCCATCAGAAAAATAAAAATCACTGAAAATCTCCCTATCGTAGATGAACTGGTAGGTGAGCTTCATGTTTCGGAAAAAGAAATGAACGATAAAACTGCAGATTGGGGTCTGATCAGAGACAACTATCTCCGCTTTATGGCAGAATGTGAGGATGAAAATGACGGAACTTTTCTTATTGCAGAAATCGATGGAAAAGCCATTGGTTTTATATTTGGGTATGTTGATGAGAAGGATGACAGTAATTTTGAACTTGGTGATCAGGATGATTTATATGTTTCCGAAGGCTATGTTAAAAAAGAATATAGAAAACATGGCATCTACTCAGCTCTCAACAAAGCATTTGAAGAAGCATATGCTGATTATAAAATCCGAAAAATATACCGTTATACCCTTTGTAATAATGATACGATGCAACGATGGCTTGCCTCTCAGGGTTACCGACCGGTGAGATTGGTCTTTGAGAAATGGCTATAA